A single region of the Gopherus evgoodei ecotype Sinaloan lineage chromosome 3, rGopEvg1_v1.p, whole genome shotgun sequence genome encodes:
- the LOC115647833 gene encoding retinol dehydrogenase 7-like translates to MWLYLAALLGLYFLRRWYRERQSVEGLPEKYVLITGCDSGFGNQLAKQLDTRGLRVLAACLTQQGAEQLRKATSERLQTVILDVTRTDSIAAATAWVKEQVGNKGLWGLVNNAGIAVPTAPNEWLTKDDFVKVLDVNLIGLIEVTLSFLPLVKRARGRVVNVASTMGRVAMLGGGYCLSKYGVEAFSDSLRRELLPFGVKVCIIEPGAFRTQILNTQLLQDMVKEVWGRVPSEIKESYGQRYFDSYYEQFLQLAATASPNLFLVTDCMEHALTARHPRTRYSGGWDAKLYFIPVSYLPAWCQDFLLTLQQPKPAHGI, encoded by the exons ATGTGGCTGTACCTGGCCGCCCTGCTGGGGCTGTACTTCCTGCGCCGATGGTACCGGGAGCGGCAGAGCGTCGAGGGCCTCCCGGAGAAATATGTCCTAATCACCGGCTGCGACTCCGGCTTCGGGAACCAGCTGGCCAAGCAGCTGGACACGCGGGGCCTGCGGGTGCTGGCGGCTTGTCTCACCCAGCAGGGCGCGGAGCAGCTGAGGAAGGCGACGTCGGAGCGGCTGCAGACGGTGATCCTGGACGTCACCCGCACCGACAGCATCGCCGCGGCCACCGCCTGGGTGAAGGAACAAGTGGGGAACAAAG ggctctggggcctGGTGAATAACGCGGGGATCGCAGTCCCCACGGCCCCCAACGAGTGGCTGACCAAGGACGACTTTGTCAAGGTGCTGGATGTGAACCTGATCGGCCTGATCGAGGTGACCCTCAGCTTCCTGCCCCTGGTGAAGCGAGCCAGGGGCCGGGTCGTCAACGTGGCCAGCACGATGGGGCGCGTGGCCATGCTTGGAGGGGGCTATTGCCTGTCCAAGTACGGGGTGGAGGCGTTCTCCGACAGTCTCCG GCGGGAGCTCCTCCCTTTTGGGGTCAAGGTCTGCATCATAGAGCCGGGCGCCTTCAGGACGCAGATCTTAAATACCCAGCTCTTGCAAGACATGGTGAAGGAGGTGTGGGGCCGGGTCCCCTCCGAGATCAAAGAGTCGTACGGACAGCGCTACTTCGACTCCT ATTATGAACAATTCCTACAGCTTGCAGCCACGGCCAGCCCCAACCTCTTCCTGGTCACCGACTGCATGGAGCACGCGCTGACGGCCCGCCACCCCCGCACCCGCTACTCCGGGGGCTGGGATGCCAAGCTGTATTTCATCCCGGTCTCCTACTTGCCAGCCTGGTGCCAAGACTTCCTGCTGACTCTCCAGCAGCCCAAACCAGCCCATGGCATCTAG